The window AAAAGCCTTGAGCTTAGATTTAAGCAGCGGTCTTTCCTATTTATCCATCCATGGCGGGCAAGGGCCTGAACACTGGGAATCTGCAGCCAGAGTCATGAACGAATTAATAACAAATCCACAGGAGATTGAGGTTGTTGACAATACAGCCAAGTTTATATTCAGGCAACTGCACTTGTCATTCAAAGCCCTTTTGCCATTGCAGGACGGTGAAAAGAAGTATCATGCAACGACATTTAATCCTGAGTCTGGTACTCATCCTGTGCCTCAGAATAAGCAGGATCTTGTGGCGGTGCTCAGGGCCTCTGATAATTGTCTGTCAGAATATCCTTACTTTGTATATCGTTATGGGAAAAGAGGCAGACGCTACACTGACGCGGATGGCGCCTGGCTGGTTACTCTTGCCGATCTCAAGTCCGAGACACTTCATTCCCAGATCGACTGGCTGGGAGGTGTATTGTCAAACCGGGGAATGCCCCGGGTACTGATGGCCAGACATCTGGAGATTTTAGTTACAGAGTTATTATTTATCAGTGCAGGAGACGACCCACGCATTATGGCATTGGCCTCTGCAGCTGAAAATATAAGGAATGACTTAGAAAGACATTTTCCAGGGCATATCCGTAAGTTTAGAGCACTAAATCTGGAAAAGGAACTGGGACGCAGTAATGACTTCAGCTGCTTTGAGGCCCTGGATCTTATTTCATCGGCAGTGGTTGATGAAACAGATGGGGTGAATAAGTCTATTGAAAGCCTTGTTTCATGGCTGGCAGATGCGAATCGCTTTTCCCAACAATGGGTTTTGATGATAAAAAAAGAAGTAGAGTACTTAAAAAGATTAATGGCAAATGGGACTGGCTCTTTTACCGCCGGATAGTCAGGCTTACAAGTAACTGGAGTCGTTTTGCCAATAAAATCAGACGGTTACAGTTTTCACATTTTTATGATTTTTGCTTATGATTCATGCACATTTGCCAGCAAAGTTCCGTCAAAGATGGGAACTTTGTGCCTGGCACAGCTTCCTGCCCGGAGGCTTACAGCCCGGAGGGGGACTGTCCCTCGCTGTGTAAATTTTATCATTTAAGCAAATTTCTTCCAGGAACCAATGCAGCATCAATCTGTTTTATAGTACCTTGCGGGGACTGTCCCAATTTTCAGATATGGAACTGTTCTTTAATGTGGTGGCGGCTTCCAGCCGCCTGGAATTACATAGCCTGCAGGATGCAGGCTCCACCTTAAAAACAGTTACTCACAAGTTCGGTCCCGGTCCGCCCGGGTGAAAGGCTTCTAAGTAACTTCAAAAAAACTGGACCCCGGATCCGTCATCCCGGACTCGATCCGGGACCGGGGTGACGGTTAAAGCAAACTATTACTTTTTGCCGTCATTCCGGCGAAGGCCGGAATCCAGTTTTTTTCTTGTTCCCAGGCTCCAGCCTGGGAGCACCTCTTTTTTTGGGGCTCCAGCCACATTCCTCAGCCTGCAGCCTTACTTCTGTAGATTACTCAATGTCGCTCCATATTTTATAATCTTTTTCCTCCAGATTGGGTTGCGGGCAAGGCCCGCATAAGTTACGCAGCGGTTTCCGTTTCAGTTTGTTGAGGGTTTTCCTGCGCTTGTGTCTGGTCTTGGTCAGTGTGAGCATCACCAACGTCCTGTACGATGTTCAGCTCTTCAGTTGAAAAGACCTTATTTACATCCAGGATGATGATAAATCGCTCGTCCTGTTTACCCATACCTTGAATAAACTCAATATTGATTTGTGTTCCTATCTTTGGAGGTGGTTCAATATTCTGTTTATCTATCTCAAAAACTTCCTGTACCGAATCAGCCAGCGCACCCATGATTGTTGACTCGCCATCAAACTTAACCTCTGTTATTATGATGCAGGTATTTACAGTACGCTCGGTTTTGGGCAGTCCGAACTTCAGCCTCAAATCAGCCACAGGTACAGCCCGTCCTCGAAGATTGATTATGCCTAAAAGAAACTCCGGCGTCCTGGGTACTTTGGTTACAGGAGTGTAATCAAGAATTTCCCAGACATTGGCAATGTCTATGGCATAAAGTTCCTTTGCCAGCGTAAAAGTCAGATATTGATTGGCAGCAATTGCCTTGTCTTGTTTTTCAGCCATAATGACTCCTGTCTCAGAGTTATATTAACTCTTCAGCAACACTTTGCGTTTATCACTTTTCATCCACAATAAAGTTCCAGCCATCATATGGTTTTAAGCTAAGTGATGCTGTAGTGTTAAAAAGTTAAGCATATTTTTACTCAGTTTTCAGGAGTCATGGGGCGAATTAGGTGCCCCATGACCCTGTGACTGGAATCAGAATTTTTCAAAATCCTTGTCAATGTCGTCAGAGCCCATGTCCAGAGCAAAACGTCCATCCTTTTTACCTTTGCTTTCGTTTATAGCTCTTTTTTGAGATTGTCCGGTTTTTTCTTTTTTAACGGTGACCTTGCGCATTCTTGGGCCGCTGAATCCGGCGTCATCTCCGACTTTGAAGAAGGCCATGGTAGCCTGAAGCTGTTCAGCCTGGCTGGAAAGCTCTTCAGCAGTGGAGGACATTTCTTCGGCAGCAGAAGCATTCTGCTGAATGACCTGGTCTAATTGCTGCACAGCCTGATTAATTTGCTCAACGCCTGAATTCTGCTCACGACTGGCTGCGGCAATTTCCTGAATCAGTTCAGCGGTTTTCTGGATGTCTGGCACTATTTTCTTAAGCATCTCTCCAGCTTTTTCAGCTACATCCACACTTGAGCCTGACAGCTCGATAATTTCAGCGGCAGCTGTCTGACTTCTTTCTGCCAGCTTTCTAACTTCAGATGCCACCACAGCAAATCCTTTGCCTGCCTCTCCAGCCCGGGCAGCTTCAATGGCTGCGTTCAGGGCCAGGAGATTGGTCTGCCTGGCAATTTCTTCAATTATTGATATTTTGTCAGCTATCTGTTTCATGGCATCAACTGCCTGAAAAACCACCTTGCCGCCTTCTTCAGCGTCTTTGGCTGCCTGGATAGCTATTTTCTCTGTTTGAGCAGCGTTATCGGTATTTTGTTTGATGTTGGCCGCCATTTGTTCCATGCTGGACGATACTTCTTCTACCGAAGCTGCCTGTTCTGTAGCCCCCTGGGACATTTCCTC of the Desulfonatronovibrio magnus genome contains:
- a CDS encoding biliverdin-producing heme oxygenase, giving the protein MQNISVTDILRKSTKDIHKSIESTPFAQAVLKKELTLETYLGYIRALAIIHAALEGCLNNCHDSRIVKIWSSEMQRSSLLNDDNDYFRWKLIPDSLSAVESALEAAAHIRKVAGETPIALAGAIYVLMGSTKGAVIMLPLIKKALSLDLSSGLSYLSIHGGQGPEHWESAARVMNELITNPQEIEVVDNTAKFIFRQLHLSFKALLPLQDGEKKYHATTFNPESGTHPVPQNKQDLVAVLRASDNCLSEYPYFVYRYGKRGRRYTDADGAWLVTLADLKSETLHSQIDWLGGVLSNRGMPRVLMARHLEILVTELLFISAGDDPRIMALASAAENIRNDLERHFPGHIRKFRALNLEKELGRSNDFSCFEALDLISSAVVDETDGVNKSIESLVSWLADANRFSQQWVLMIKKEVEYLKRLMANGTGSFTAG
- a CDS encoding chemotaxis protein CheW: MAEKQDKAIAANQYLTFTLAKELYAIDIANVWEILDYTPVTKVPRTPEFLLGIINLRGRAVPVADLRLKFGLPKTERTVNTCIIITEVKFDGESTIMGALADSVQEVFEIDKQNIEPPPKIGTQINIEFIQGMGKQDERFIIILDVNKVFSTEELNIVQDVGDAHTDQDQTQAQENPQQTETETAA